A single region of the Streptomyces sp. AM 4-1-1 genome encodes:
- a CDS encoding helix-turn-helix transcriptional regulator: MTQRRSEDEYEKADEDEVFEWEDHVMAVVAGEVRRRRKELRWSAQDLADRCEEAGYPIPRNVIANMESGRRASLPLVEIMVLAKALRVTPVSLIYPVGYVSEVRPLPYEDPQPTWDALQWFTGQSSAFGAEDLMLDLFLAHDDELRAALAALESEEYERWKVRTASNRIQREAAERALTRYADQVTNARTELRRHRAAIREAGGVPPHLPSPLADLDPHERDTTEENDL, translated from the coding sequence ATGACACAACGACGATCCGAAGATGAATACGAGAAGGCAGACGAGGACGAAGTCTTCGAATGGGAGGACCACGTGATGGCCGTCGTGGCCGGCGAGGTCCGCAGACGACGCAAGGAGCTGCGGTGGAGCGCACAGGACCTGGCCGACAGGTGCGAGGAAGCCGGATACCCCATCCCCCGCAACGTCATCGCCAACATGGAGTCCGGACGCCGCGCCAGCCTGCCCCTGGTCGAGATCATGGTCCTGGCCAAGGCCCTGCGCGTGACGCCCGTCAGCCTGATCTACCCCGTCGGCTACGTCTCCGAGGTCCGCCCGCTCCCCTACGAGGATCCGCAGCCGACCTGGGACGCACTGCAGTGGTTCACCGGCCAATCCTCGGCCTTCGGCGCCGAGGACTTGATGCTGGATCTCTTCCTCGCCCACGACGACGAACTGCGCGCGGCCCTGGCGGCTCTGGAAAGCGAGGAGTACGAGCGCTGGAAGGTCAGGACCGCCTCAAACCGCATCCAACGCGAAGCTGCTGAGCGCGCCTTGACCCGCTATGCCGACCAGGTCACCAACGCCAGAACCGAGTTGCGTCGGCACCGCGCCGCCATCCGTGAGGCCGGTGGCGTCCCGCCCCACTTGCCTTCACCGCTCGCCGATCTAGACCCGCACGAGCGTGACACGACAGAGGAGAATGATCTTTGA